One genomic segment of Rivularia sp. PCC 7116 includes these proteins:
- a CDS encoding GAF domain-containing protein — MTESIHHSTYISAGECQQQLERNRQYQKLLNRILSRIRVSVNLESLCSDTSQDICWLLGIERVAIYKFNEDWSGSFVDNFGFARTPWNDIRTFGKNLVWEDTHLQETKGGRYIKNEPYAVEDIYAGGHSRCHIEALEQFQIRAYAITPIFVGTKIWGLLAAYQHSQPRHWLADEVEFLHQAGSHLGIAMQQAETFARGEQQTRELQNSVVRQRALMEVVGNIRSSLDTQFIFDTTCKELCKLLNLERAAIFQFNQDWSGEFISHFGTVESEWGTTNPFGKNLVWQDTHLQETKGGRYRNNESFAVNDIYEAGHARCHLDILEQFKIRAYALVPIFIGPKLWGLLAAYQHSSPRQWLDYEVEFLSQVGGQLGVAIQQAEFLQQSKQQAIALEKSIARQRTLTDVVTKIRSFSNTDLILETTCQEVCKLLQVERVGVYRFNADWSGEFVSNFGIREVSWANVNPFGKDLYWQDTHLQETKGGRYRHNESFAVNDIYQAGHVRCHLDILEQFKIRAYALTPIFVGQKLWGLLAAYQHTAPRQWQNLEVEFLAQVANQLGVAIQSADLLSQTQSRADEQRQYAQQQQILFDVVAKIRESLDLETIFKTTAQEIRRSIRADRVAVFRFNESDKYQKGKFIAEDVLSEFKPANGTLFEDYCFGENYVPEYTQGKVLTIPNIYKAGYDNCYIESLENLQIKAYILIPLMQGTKLWGLLCVHQCSRYRNWKDEEIKFATQVAAQLSVALRQANLLGKTREQAEQLTQTLKDLQKAQIQMIQSEKMASLGQLVAGIAHEINNPVGFIHGNLQHADQYTKELIKCLKLYQENYPQPASEIQEYLKEAEIEFLFEDIPNLFQSMQVGTDRIREIVLSLRNFSRLDEAEVKEVDVHDGIDSTLMILQNRLKPELNTVQIKIVKDYEVLPKVNCYPGPLNQVFMNLLTNAIDALEEYNKQRTPQDVKTNPSIINISTSAIDKDWITVAIADNGPGIPTEIQDQIFNPFFTTKPVGKGTGLGLSISYQIITEKHGGKLYFHSTPGRGAEFVVEIPVKKK, encoded by the coding sequence ATGACAGAAAGCATCCACCATTCAACATATATATCTGCTGGAGAATGCCAACAGCAGTTGGAGCGCAATAGGCAGTATCAAAAGTTGCTTAACCGCATTCTCAGTAGAATACGTGTATCGGTAAATTTAGAATCTCTTTGTTCCGATACTAGTCAAGATATTTGCTGGCTTTTAGGTATTGAAAGAGTTGCAATTTATAAATTTAACGAAGACTGGAGTGGAAGCTTTGTTGATAATTTCGGGTTTGCACGCACTCCTTGGAATGATATTCGCACTTTTGGAAAAAACTTGGTTTGGGAAGATACCCATTTACAAGAAACTAAGGGTGGAAGGTATATAAAAAATGAACCTTATGCTGTAGAAGACATTTACGCTGGGGGGCATTCTCGCTGTCATATAGAAGCACTCGAACAATTTCAGATTCGCGCTTATGCTATTACACCTATTTTTGTCGGTACTAAAATATGGGGTTTGTTAGCTGCCTACCAACATTCTCAACCCCGTCATTGGTTAGCTGATGAAGTCGAATTTTTACATCAAGCTGGTAGCCATTTAGGAATAGCCATGCAGCAGGCTGAAACTTTCGCACGGGGAGAGCAACAAACTAGAGAATTACAAAATTCTGTTGTACGTCAGCGCGCTTTGATGGAAGTAGTAGGTAATATTCGCTCATCTTTGGATACTCAATTTATCTTTGATACCACCTGTAAAGAACTTTGCAAGCTGCTAAATTTGGAAAGAGCGGCGATTTTTCAATTTAATCAAGACTGGAGTGGTGAATTTATTAGCCATTTTGGTACGGTGGAATCTGAATGGGGAACTACCAATCCTTTTGGTAAGAATTTAGTTTGGCAAGATACTCATTTACAAGAAACTAAAGGTGGACGTTACCGTAATAATGAAAGCTTTGCGGTTAATGATATTTACGAAGCGGGACATGCTCGCTGTCATCTAGATATTTTAGAACAATTTAAAATTCGGGCTTATGCTCTAGTACCAATTTTTATTGGTCCGAAATTATGGGGTTTGTTGGCAGCTTATCAGCATTCCTCGCCACGCCAATGGCTTGATTATGAAGTAGAATTTTTGTCTCAGGTAGGCGGGCAGCTTGGGGTTGCAATTCAACAAGCGGAATTTTTGCAGCAGTCAAAACAACAGGCGATCGCCCTAGAAAAATCCATTGCACGACAGCGGACTTTAACGGATGTCGTCACAAAAATTCGCTCTTTTTCTAATACCGATTTAATTTTAGAAACCACCTGTCAGGAAGTTTGTAAACTGCTGCAAGTGGAAAGAGTTGGTGTTTATCGGTTTAATGCTGATTGGAGTGGCGAATTTGTCAGCAATTTTGGTATTCGGGAAGTTAGTTGGGCTAATGTCAATCCTTTTGGAAAAGATTTGTATTGGCAAGATACTCATTTACAAGAAACTAAAGGCGGCAGGTATCGTCACAACGAAAGTTTTGCGGTTAACGATATTTATCAAGCTGGGCATGTACGCTGTCATTTAGATATTTTAGAACAGTTCAAAATCCGTGCTTATGCTTTAACTCCGATTTTTGTCGGACAAAAGTTATGGGGTTTATTAGCAGCTTATCAACATACGGCACCGCGTCAGTGGCAAAACTTGGAAGTAGAGTTTTTAGCTCAAGTTGCCAATCAATTAGGGGTAGCAATTCAAAGTGCGGATTTACTTTCACAGACTCAATCTCGGGCTGACGAACAACGTCAATATGCACAACAGCAGCAAATTTTATTTGATGTAGTTGCCAAGATTCGGGAATCTCTCGATTTAGAAACTATTTTTAAAACAACCGCTCAAGAAATTAGACGCAGTATTAGAGCCGATAGAGTTGCTGTTTTTCGTTTTAACGAAAGCGATAAATATCAAAAAGGTAAATTTATTGCAGAAGATGTATTAAGTGAATTTAAACCGGCTAACGGTACTTTATTTGAAGACTACTGTTTTGGTGAAAATTACGTTCCTGAGTATACTCAAGGAAAAGTTCTTACTATTCCTAATATTTACAAAGCTGGTTACGATAATTGCTATATAGAAAGCTTAGAAAACTTACAAATCAAAGCATATATTCTCATTCCGTTGATGCAAGGTACAAAATTATGGGGGCTTTTATGCGTTCATCAATGCAGTCGTTATCGCAATTGGAAAGACGAGGAAATTAAATTTGCGACACAGGTTGCAGCCCAGTTAAGCGTGGCTTTGAGGCAAGCAAATTTATTAGGAAAAACCCGCGAACAAGCCGAACAGCTAACTCAAACTTTGAAAGACTTACAAAAGGCTCAGATTCAAATGATTCAATCTGAGAAAATGGCTTCTTTAGGGCAGTTAGTCGCTGGTATTGCTCACGAAATTAATAACCCAGTTGGTTTTATTCACGGCAATTTACAACACGCCGACCAATATACTAAAGAATTAATTAAATGCTTGAAGCTTTATCAGGAAAATTATCCCCAACCAGCATCCGAAATTCAAGAATATTTAAAAGAAGCAGAGATTGAATTCTTATTTGAAGATATTCCCAACTTATTTCAATCAATGCAGGTAGGAACTGATAGAATCCGCGAAATTGTTTTGTCTTTACGCAATTTTTCACGTCTGGATGAAGCTGAGGTCAAAGAAGTTGATGTTCATGACGGTATTGATAGTACTTTAATGATTCTCCAAAATCGACTCAAGCCAGAATTGAATACGGTACAGATAAAAATCGTTAAAGATTACGAAGTACTACCAAAAGTAAATTGTTATCCAGGACCATTAAATCAAGTATTTATGAATTTACTTACAAATGCTATAGATGCTTTAGAAGAATATAACAAGCAGCGTACACCCCAAGATGTAAAAACTAATCCCAGCATTATCAATATATCAACATCAGCTATCGATAAAGATTGGATAACTGTTGCAATTGCAGATAATGGTCCCGGTATACCGACAGAAATTCAAGACCAAATATTTAACCCATTTTTTACTACTAAACCAGTAGGAAAAGGTACGGGTTTGGGACTTTCAATTAGCTATCAAATTATCACCGAAAAGCATGGAGGTAAGCTATATTTTCATTCAACACCTGGTAGAGGAGCCGAGTTTGTAGTGGAAATTCCGGTTAAGAAAAAATAA
- a CDS encoding glutathione S-transferase family protein: MNRILYYHQQSNFSRKIRILLAEKNLDYELKEVNLMDKSAEFLSISPIGKVPVFVEQDGTVIWDSTLIAEYIDETYPEPSFYPSNPGEKLKCRKWEELADNLGDNIINLWILNFKNNQVPNPYRTRLENSIHRLATVFEQQLTQTKYLSGNDTWNAADIAALCSFGYYSFRLNEDWLVEYPKIANWFNLLHERESVKSTIPLPLNKG; this comes from the coding sequence ATGAATAGAATATTGTACTATCACCAGCAATCAAACTTTTCTCGCAAAATTCGCATTCTGCTAGCAGAAAAAAACCTAGATTACGAACTAAAAGAAGTTAATTTAATGGATAAATCTGCTGAATTTTTAAGCATATCTCCCATTGGAAAAGTGCCCGTATTTGTCGAGCAAGATGGTACCGTAATTTGGGATTCTACATTAATTGCAGAATATATAGATGAAACTTATCCAGAACCTAGTTTTTACCCTAGCAATCCTGGAGAAAAGCTAAAGTGTAGAAAATGGGAAGAATTAGCAGATAATTTAGGCGATAATATTATCAATTTGTGGATACTAAATTTTAAAAATAATCAAGTGCCAAATCCTTATCGAACTAGATTAGAAAATTCAATTCATCGTCTGGCAACAGTTTTTGAGCAACAATTAACTCAAACTAAATACTTATCAGGAAATGATACGTGGAACGCAGCAGATATAGCTGCATTATGTTCCTTCGGTTATTATAGCTTTCGCTTAAATGAAGATTGGCTTGTAGAGTATCCCAAAATTGCTAATTGGTTTAATCTATTGCACGAGCGCGAATCTGTAAAGTCAACTATTCCCCTACCGTTAAATAAGGGATAA
- a CDS encoding Rieske 2Fe-2S domain-containing protein has product MMNNFSWTKQWYPITPVSYLELLKPTPITLLGKKLVIWRDKHQQWIVMDDACPHKLAQLSLGSINEDGNLMCRHHGWCFDGMGKCTNIPMLSDEKALETACNSEKSKVTTYPTQELQGLLWVWADNSSTAFEDCTLKQPATIPEYKLDTSSNDWFMSEVPVGYTVSVESTFDPSHAQFLHEGIAGFSPARAIAMKEFEAVGGISAEDGFTLKHSGYNIFNKDMDATRNFHPPCSNTTIYEYPNGKSALFHLYFVPIKPGYCRHIGKFISDAIPPQKGNFWMELLPKYLQTGLKHSASYKLANQDLSMMHSQAVNESMGDKIWQKSYFMPSLADTGIVTFRKWLDEFAGGKPEWQQVKETPFQELSDEKLYDIWHRHTKHCPSCRQSLVFIDKVKDLCQSLTAALVILALVLIIINLPLKIIFIPVLLSILSLICFYRLNSIRERFLNSIPTKGLPAVKLY; this is encoded by the coding sequence ATGATGAATAACTTTTCTTGGACGAAACAATGGTATCCAATAACCCCCGTAAGCTATTTGGAACTTTTAAAACCGACACCAATTACTTTACTTGGGAAAAAGCTAGTTATTTGGAGAGATAAACATCAACAATGGATAGTCATGGATGATGCTTGCCCTCATAAATTAGCGCAGTTATCTTTAGGAAGTATTAATGAAGATGGAAACCTGATGTGTCGTCATCATGGTTGGTGTTTTGATGGCATGGGAAAATGTACAAATATTCCCATGTTGAGCGATGAAAAAGCTTTAGAAACTGCTTGTAATAGCGAAAAATCAAAAGTAACTACTTATCCCACTCAAGAGTTACAAGGATTGCTTTGGGTGTGGGCAGATAATAGCTCTACAGCTTTTGAAGATTGTACTTTAAAGCAGCCAGCAACTATACCCGAATACAAGCTTGATACTTCATCAAATGATTGGTTCATGTCAGAAGTTCCGGTTGGCTATACTGTCTCAGTTGAGAGTACTTTTGACCCTTCCCACGCCCAATTTTTGCATGAAGGTATTGCTGGATTTTCTCCAGCAAGAGCTATAGCAATGAAAGAATTTGAAGCTGTTGGAGGGATATCTGCCGAAGATGGTTTTACTTTAAAGCATTCTGGTTATAATATCTTTAATAAAGATATGGATGCTACGCGAAATTTTCATCCACCCTGTTCTAATACAACAATTTACGAATATCCGAACGGTAAGTCAGCTTTATTTCATCTGTATTTTGTTCCCATTAAACCAGGTTATTGTAGACATATTGGGAAGTTTATTTCTGATGCAATTCCTCCACAGAAGGGTAACTTTTGGATGGAATTATTACCAAAATATTTACAAACAGGCTTAAAACACTCTGCCAGCTATAAGCTAGCTAACCAAGATTTATCAATGATGCATTCCCAAGCTGTCAACGAATCTATGGGAGATAAAATATGGCAAAAATCTTATTTTATGCCTTCACTTGCAGATACAGGGATTGTGACTTTTCGCAAATGGTTAGATGAATTTGCTGGCGGTAAACCTGAATGGCAGCAAGTAAAGGAAACACCTTTTCAAGAATTGAGTGACGAAAAATTATACGACATATGGCATAGACATACGAAGCATTGTCCTAGCTGTCGGCAATCTTTAGTTTTTATAGATAAAGTCAAAGATTTATGTCAAAGTTTAACAGCAGCTTTAGTAATTTTAGCTCTGGTGTTAATAATTATCAATTTACCATTAAAAATAATTTTTATCCCAGTTTTACTCAGTATCTTGAGCTTAATTTGTTTCTATAGATTAAACTCGATTCGAGAACGCTTTCTTAATAGTATTCCAACAAAAGGCTTACCCGCAGTTAAATTATATTAG
- a CDS encoding chemotaxis protein CheB: protein MTNPSSESRDFFIIGIGASAGGVQALEAFFSNLPDHPSAAFVIIQHLSPDYKSMMAEIIQRKTQLPVHEIVDGVKIEPSHAYVLPPGKLVIIKDGQLRLQKRNRSFGYPVNKFFKSAAQDWGEKVVGIVLSGTGNDGTEGLKAISQWGGIGLVQSPETAQFNSMPSSAIPSGLVDEILSPQDLARTVFELISFSQKNPSISPQDITLIDTDILQQILNILAENEEIDFSHYKISTLARRIHRRCALTSSINLENYTALLETSEEEQKLLRQDLLIGATCFFRDRPAWEYLQQHVLPQITAQIEPQQHLRIWVSACATGEEAYTMAMLVNEAVEKSGKTLHVKVFATDVDTNALENAARGSYPESIIHDISPYLLEKYFVRNGDRYQVKHFLREMLIIAPHDLTKNAGFSKMHLVSCRNVLIYMQPHLQQQVLRLLHFAIAPQGILFAGSSETLGDLNEEFVPLDSKWKIFRKKRDIPLSLAPLSRQPIITPIPANARTKTRQNQFDRVLGEVFKQCLGERQLTCVLVNGENQMVRVFHNSARLLDYPLGEAMLDITEIVHPALRLPLSTALHRAKRDKKEVLYTGIKLKRDELEENVSLKVGLDSTNISIEELFIIVLEIETQLSITKTPSLRFEIDTEAAQQINELEYELQQTRENLQVTIEELETTNEEQQATNEELLASNEELQSTNEELQSVNEELYTINAEYQSKIQELTQLNNDIDNLLRSTDIGVVFLDCQLNIRKFTPAATRAINIRANDVERPLAHFTHNLDCPNLIEILQQVVDTGEATEHEVSISQSSEKLLMRVNLYLREDGRNDGIVLTFVNINELKKVQQQLHQANVLLENLYVTSPVGLSLHDQDLRYLRVNKTLADINGISISEHIGKTVAEISSDLAQAIEPSLKNVSETGRAICDVEITGKTIQKPDIERCWTASYYPVKLLDGTRGVGTVITEITDRKRTQQELLRQNQALEDAIAVAQAADSANQAKSEFLANVSHEIRTPMNAVLGVSQLLQYTELSSRQSGLLIKLRSNGERLLEIINDVLDLSKIEARELRLNRNNFNIDKLGDNLLHLFAIQAEEKGIQFTINIAPDMPKNLIGDDFRLQQVLSNLIGNAIKFTDNGEVSVHISSETQDTFQNSVKLHFRVSDTGIGIDPEVKENLFKPFTQADGSTTRKYGGTGLGLTICRRIIDLMGGEIAVQSNPGEGATFWFTVSLDRSETEVESDLQSTATIIDSSSAKNLKILIVEDYVDSREIVVFMLEELGYQAEAVSNGEQALDKLAESDFDIVFMDCQMPVMDGYEATRQLRQREGEQRHTLIIGLTANAMYDDREKCLNAGMDNYLSKPVMMENLERIINNYQ from the coding sequence ATGACTAATCCATCCTCTGAGTCTAGAGATTTTTTTATCATCGGTATTGGAGCTTCTGCTGGAGGAGTACAGGCTTTAGAAGCATTTTTTAGCAATTTACCAGATCATCCTTCTGCTGCTTTTGTAATCATTCAGCATTTGTCTCCTGACTATAAAAGCATGATGGCAGAAATAATTCAAAGGAAAACTCAACTGCCGGTACATGAGATTGTAGATGGAGTCAAAATTGAACCAAGTCATGCTTACGTTTTACCACCAGGTAAACTCGTAATTATCAAAGACGGACAATTACGTTTACAAAAAAGAAATCGTTCTTTTGGTTATCCCGTGAATAAATTTTTTAAATCCGCAGCCCAAGACTGGGGTGAAAAAGTTGTGGGAATTGTGTTGTCGGGAACGGGAAATGATGGTACCGAGGGTTTAAAAGCAATTAGCCAATGGGGGGGAATTGGCTTGGTGCAGTCTCCAGAAACTGCTCAATTTAACTCTATGCCCAGTAGCGCAATTCCTAGCGGTTTAGTCGATGAAATTCTTTCTCCCCAGGATTTAGCCCGTACTGTTTTTGAATTAATTAGCTTTTCACAAAAAAATCCTTCTATCTCACCGCAAGATATTACTTTAATTGATACCGATATATTACAGCAAATATTAAATATCCTTGCCGAAAACGAAGAAATTGATTTTTCGCATTATAAAATTAGTACTCTTGCCAGAAGAATACATCGACGTTGCGCCTTAACTAGCAGCATTAATCTGGAAAACTATACTGCTTTATTAGAAACTTCAGAAGAAGAGCAAAAATTATTACGTCAAGATTTGCTAATCGGTGCTACCTGCTTTTTTAGAGATCGTCCTGCATGGGAATATTTACAACAGCATGTTTTACCGCAAATTACTGCCCAAATAGAGCCGCAGCAACATCTAAGAATTTGGGTATCGGCTTGTGCCACCGGGGAAGAAGCCTACACAATGGCGATGCTGGTAAACGAAGCCGTAGAAAAAAGCGGTAAAACATTACATGTAAAAGTATTTGCTACCGACGTAGATACTAATGCCCTAGAAAATGCAGCCAGAGGTAGCTATCCTGAAAGCATCATTCATGATATTTCTCCTTACCTTTTAGAAAAATATTTTGTCCGTAACGGCGATCGCTATCAAGTAAAGCATTTTTTGCGAGAAATGCTAATTATCGCACCGCACGATTTAACCAAGAATGCTGGTTTTTCTAAAATGCATCTGGTTAGCTGTCGCAACGTATTAATTTACATGCAGCCGCATCTACAGCAGCAAGTATTGCGACTGCTACATTTTGCTATTGCTCCTCAAGGTATCTTATTTGCAGGTAGTTCCGAAACTTTAGGAGATTTAAATGAAGAATTTGTTCCACTCGATTCCAAATGGAAAATTTTTCGCAAAAAAAGAGATATTCCCTTATCTTTAGCACCTTTATCGCGACAACCTATAATTACACCAATCCCTGCCAACGCTAGAACAAAAACCAGACAAAATCAATTCGATCGGGTATTGGGGGAAGTATTTAAGCAATGTTTGGGTGAAAGACAACTAACCTGCGTGCTGGTTAATGGCGAAAATCAAATGGTAAGGGTATTTCATAACTCAGCCCGGTTACTAGATTATCCGCTAGGTGAAGCGATGTTAGATATCACCGAAATTGTTCATCCCGCTTTAAGATTACCTTTATCTACAGCATTACACCGCGCTAAACGCGATAAAAAAGAAGTTTTATATACCGGAATCAAACTCAAACGAGATGAATTAGAAGAAAACGTTAGCTTAAAAGTAGGTTTAGATAGCACAAATATTTCTATTGAGGAATTGTTTATTATTGTATTAGAAATTGAAACCCAATTATCTATAACAAAAACTCCATCACTGCGTTTTGAAATTGATACCGAAGCAGCACAGCAAATCAACGAACTTGAATACGAATTGCAGCAAACTCGGGAAAATCTTCAAGTTACCATCGAAGAACTTGAAACCACCAACGAAGAACAGCAAGCCACTAACGAAGAACTTCTAGCTTCTAATGAAGAATTGCAAAGTACCAACGAAGAACTACAGTCAGTTAACGAAGAATTATATACAATAAATGCCGAATACCAATCAAAAATTCAAGAATTAACTCAACTTAATAACGATATTGATAATTTACTGCGCTCAACCGATATTGGTGTAGTATTTCTAGATTGTCAGCTAAATATTCGTAAATTTACACCCGCAGCAACCCGCGCTATAAATATTAGAGCAAACGATGTTGAACGTCCTTTAGCGCATTTTACCCATAATTTAGATTGTCCTAATTTAATTGAAATTCTCCAACAAGTTGTAGATACCGGAGAAGCAACCGAACATGAAGTCAGTATTTCTCAGAGTTCCGAAAAACTGTTGATGCGAGTCAATTTGTATCTTCGGGAAGATGGTAGAAACGACGGAATAGTGCTGACATTTGTCAATATCAACGAACTCAAAAAAGTACAGCAGCAGCTACATCAAGCTAATGTTTTATTAGAGAATTTATACGTTACAAGTCCCGTAGGTTTGAGTTTACACGACCAAGATTTAAGATATTTACGAGTTAACAAAACTTTAGCCGATATCAACGGTATATCTATTTCCGAGCATATTGGTAAGACAGTGGCGGAAATATCATCTGACTTAGCGCAAGCAATAGAACCAAGTTTAAAAAATGTCAGTGAAACGGGTAGGGCAATTTGCGATGTCGAAATTACGGGTAAAACAATACAGAAACCCGATATAGAAAGATGTTGGACTGCTAGTTATTATCCTGTAAAATTGCTTGATGGTACTCGCGGAGTCGGAACCGTAATTACAGAAATTACCGATAGAAAGCGTACTCAACAAGAATTATTGCGTCAAAATCAAGCCTTAGAAGATGCGATCGCTGTAGCTCAAGCGGCAGATTCAGCCAATCAAGCTAAAAGTGAATTTCTAGCAAATGTCAGCCACGAAATCCGCACGCCGATGAATGCAGTATTAGGAGTCAGTCAATTATTACAGTACACCGAATTAAGTTCCAGACAAAGTGGCTTGTTAATAAAACTCAGAAGTAATGGTGAAAGATTATTAGAAATAATCAACGATGTTCTCGATCTATCCAAAATTGAAGCTAGGGAACTACGGTTAAACCGAAACAACTTTAATATAGATAAATTAGGCGATAACTTACTTCACTTGTTTGCCATTCAAGCAGAAGAAAAAGGCATTCAATTCACAATAAATATTGCACCTGATATGCCAAAAAACTTAATTGGCGATGATTTTCGCTTGCAACAGGTATTGAGTAATTTAATCGGCAACGCCATCAAGTTTACCGATAATGGAGAAGTCTCAGTTCATATCAGTAGCGAAACTCAAGATACTTTTCAAAATTCAGTAAAACTGCATTTTAGAGTTAGCGATACTGGTATCGGTATTGACCCAGAAGTTAAAGAAAATCTGTTTAAACCATTTACCCAAGCCGATGGTTCCACAACCCGTAAATATGGCGGTACGGGATTGGGATTAACTATTTGCAGGCGGATTATAGACTTAATGGGTGGAGAAATCGCCGTCCAAAGTAATCCTGGAGAAGGTGCAACATTTTGGTTTACAGTTAGCTTAGATAGATCGGAAACCGAGGTTGAATCTGACTTACAATCAACCGCCACAATCATCGATTCTTCATCAGCTAAAAACCTCAAAATATTAATAGTAGAAGATTATGTTGATAGTCGCGAAATAGTAGTTTTCATGTTAGAAGAATTGGGATATCAAGCAGAAGCCGTTAGCAACGGAGAACAAGCACTCGATAAATTAGCCGAAAGCGATTTTGATATAGTTTTTATGGACTGCCAAATGCCAGTCATGGACGGTTACGAAGCCACTCGTCAATTGCGTCAACGTGAAGGAGAACAGCGTCATACCTTAATTATCGGCTTAACCGCCAATGCCATGTATGACGATAGGGAAAAATGTTTAAATGCGGGAATGGATAATTATTTAAGTAAGCCAGTGATGATGGAGAATTTAGAGAGAATTATTAATAATTATCAATGA
- a CDS encoding aldehyde dehydrogenase family protein, whose product MSKPIEIRNPRTGKYDYVIVPPPEKLLVQQCNRLRRSQQSWFDLGLAGRIDALLELKDTIYSTRDKLTEALVIDTGRLSSSKFEVESFLSSIEKWCRLGSKLLQDTEKGTSQPFINLQQTAVPYSLVGIISPWNFPLLLSTINLIPALLAGCAVIVKPSELTPRFMAPLMNAINNIPKLRDILTFIEGNGKTGATLIDNVDLVCFTGNIETGQQVAIAAASRFIPAYLELGGKDPAIVLESADIELATSALLWGSTNNSGQSCHAIERIYVAKAIFEDFYHKLVGKAHKLNLAYPTLESGEIGPIISEKQAAIINEHLEDAVDKGATIHCGGEVEEINGGWWCHPTVMTEVNHDMKVMNEETFGPIMPIMPFSTVEEAIELANDTYYGLSAAVFSESLDEALEIARQIDAGAICINDAGLTNMIPEAEVNTFKFSGLGASRMGASGLTRFMRKKAFLIKTDDNYNSWWFNQ is encoded by the coding sequence ATGTCTAAGCCAATCGAAATCCGCAACCCCCGCACCGGAAAATATGATTACGTGATTGTACCTCCACCAGAGAAGCTTTTGGTACAGCAATGCAATCGGCTGCGGAGATCGCAGCAAAGTTGGTTTGATTTGGGTTTAGCTGGGAGAATTGATGCTTTATTAGAATTGAAAGATACTATATATTCAACGCGGGATAAATTAACGGAAGCTTTAGTAATTGATACGGGTAGATTATCGAGTTCCAAATTTGAAGTAGAAAGCTTTCTTAGCAGCATTGAAAAATGGTGTCGCTTAGGTTCAAAATTGCTACAAGACACAGAAAAGGGAACATCCCAACCGTTTATTAATTTACAGCAAACGGCAGTACCTTATTCTTTAGTTGGGATTATCAGCCCTTGGAATTTTCCTTTATTACTATCAACTATTAACTTAATTCCTGCACTGTTAGCAGGTTGCGCGGTAATTGTTAAACCTAGCGAACTTACGCCAAGATTTATGGCTCCTCTGATGAATGCAATTAATAATATCCCCAAGTTGCGGGATATATTAACTTTTATTGAAGGCAATGGTAAAACAGGAGCAACTTTGATCGATAATGTCGATTTAGTATGCTTTACAGGTAACATCGAGACGGGACAACAAGTTGCGATCGCGGCAGCGAGTCGTTTTATTCCAGCTTATTTAGAATTAGGAGGAAAAGATCCAGCAATTGTTTTAGAATCAGCAGATATCGAGTTAGCAACTTCTGCTTTATTATGGGGTTCTACAAATAATAGCGGACAATCATGTCATGCCATCGAGAGAATTTATGTAGCTAAAGCAATTTTTGAAGATTTTTATCACAAGCTTGTAGGCAAGGCGCATAAATTAAACCTTGCTTATCCTACATTAGAAAGTGGAGAAATTGGCCCGATTATTTCTGAAAAACAAGCTGCAATTATTAACGAACATCTAGAAGATGCTGTAGATAAGGGTGCCACAATTCATTGTGGTGGTGAAGTAGAAGAAATTAATGGCGGTTGGTGGTGTCACCCTACAGTCATGACCGAAGTTAATCATGATATGAAGGTAATGAATGAAGAAACATTTGGTCCAATTATGCCAATTATGCCTTTTTCTACAGTAGAAGAAGCTATTGAATTAGCAAACGATACTTACTATGGATTAAGTGCCGCAGTTTTTTCTGAATCCCTAGACGAAGCATTAGAAATAGCCCGTCAGATTGATGCAGGTGCGATTTGTATTAACGATGCAGGTTTAACAAACATGATACCAGAAGCAGAGGTAAATACTTTTAAATTTTCCGGTTTAGGAGCTTCTCGCATGGGTGCATCAGGATTAACAAGATTTATGCGGAAAAAAGCATTTTTGATTAAGACTGACGATAATTACAATTCCTGGTGGTTTAATCAGTAA